In Methanomassiliicoccus sp., a single window of DNA contains:
- a CDS encoding proline dehydrogenase family protein: MPDRWTLPDRDSALSWCARRNEQGIRCIIDILGRYNQDEERARQSHDAYLALANEIVSRRLKASLSVKPSTFGGTVGRQFTKALVGSLCEKAADLGVPIELDMEGQRMVDLTLELAEDCAHSAIKPTVALQAYLNRTPQDIERMIDSGVRVRLVKGAYTGDIRDFTTICEVYKDLIELIISRDVPFCVATHDADLIEWAQQRFHDRDMMEFSFLKGLSDQTKVHLVSDGWKVSEYVPYGANKEGYEARRKTYLRTLDELGRVPAP, from the coding sequence ATGCCAGACCGATGGACCCTTCCGGACCGGGATTCCGCACTATCTTGGTGCGCGAGGAGGAATGAACAGGGCATACGTTGTATAATCGACATCCTGGGCCGGTATAATCAGGATGAGGAGAGGGCCCGCCAGTCCCACGATGCGTACCTAGCCCTGGCGAACGAAATCGTTAGCCGCCGCCTCAAGGCATCTCTTTCAGTCAAACCATCGACATTCGGGGGGACCGTCGGGCGGCAGTTCACCAAGGCGCTCGTCGGCAGCCTGTGCGAGAAGGCAGCTGATCTCGGTGTTCCTATAGAGTTAGACATGGAGGGGCAGCGTATGGTCGATTTGACCTTGGAATTGGCCGAGGACTGCGCCCATTCCGCCATTAAGCCCACCGTCGCCCTGCAGGCATATCTCAACCGCACCCCGCAGGACATCGAGCGTATGATCGATTCTGGGGTCAGAGTGAGGTTGGTGAAGGGGGCGTACACCGGCGACATCCGCGATTTCACGACCATCTGCGAGGTATACAAGGACCTAATTGAGCTGATAATCTCCAGGGACGTCCCGTTCTGTGTAGCCACCCACGACGCGGACCTCATCGAATGGGCACAACAAAGGTTCCATGACCGCGACATGATGGAATTCAGCTTCCTCAAGGGCCTGTCCGACCAGACCAAGGTACATCTGGTGTCCGATGGTTGGAAGGTCTCGGAGTATGTCCCTTACGGGGCGAACAAGGAAGGTTATGAAGCCCGCAGGAAGACCTACCTGAGAACACTGGATGAACTCGGAAGAGTCCCTGCCCCATGA
- a CDS encoding MBL fold metallo-hydrolase: MSTFSFIARMPDDPGALHRAAEIIKSHGGNIHRVDYDRRIDPHIVFFQVDADEDAPEKITKDLRAIGYLQTSLATLRFLKFSVYLPDEPGMLFEFLGHTTGAGANIAFLDFDDRGKHPGRLTVALTLDNDVVAYQLLEEMKLRWRLEILEYDSTGKRLDDTVFYIRFAQELREIIGTEDEEFLFRLLHDSNHIAQELTSQGRDPHMVFRSILQTGRTLRQTTGAGFYSVFQEMTLSTGGKLYCFQLPCGGSVYVLRNAGRIAMFDTGFGIYHREIVEMLAHFGLDARELEGIFITHADADHSGGGALFEAPSYLHQGSMDIIHAANRAYGSQMEGSILGQVYTKFINLFSQFNPPTNVVLLPPASNKTRNGLSIMGEIEICGLKFEVLESLGGHLHGHVFYLCPEVGLVFTGDCLINFDSLTPEMEEFATLAKNLMTTVNVDSERARKERKALLEIGREFDDRAKEDGRRLLVCCGHGAVSTIEGNGLRVLGETKRYSVEEHYQAK, encoded by the coding sequence GTGAGCACCTTCTCGTTCATCGCCCGGATGCCTGATGATCCCGGCGCCCTGCATCGGGCCGCAGAGATCATCAAGAGCCACGGTGGGAACATCCATCGCGTCGACTACGACCGCCGCATCGATCCCCATATCGTGTTCTTCCAGGTAGACGCGGACGAGGATGCCCCAGAGAAGATCACCAAGGACCTCCGGGCCATCGGGTACCTACAGACCTCGCTGGCGACCCTGAGGTTCCTCAAGTTCTCAGTGTACCTTCCGGACGAGCCGGGCATGCTGTTCGAGTTCCTCGGACATACCACTGGTGCCGGCGCCAATATAGCATTCCTCGATTTTGACGACCGCGGTAAGCACCCCGGGCGCCTTACCGTCGCCCTGACCCTGGACAACGACGTCGTGGCCTACCAACTGCTGGAGGAAATGAAGCTCCGATGGAGGTTGGAGATCCTCGAGTATGACTCCACGGGCAAGAGGCTTGATGACACTGTCTTCTACATCCGCTTCGCCCAGGAGCTCCGCGAGATCATCGGTACCGAGGACGAGGAGTTCCTGTTCCGTCTGCTGCACGATTCCAACCACATCGCTCAAGAGCTTACCTCCCAGGGACGCGATCCCCATATGGTGTTCCGCTCCATCCTGCAGACCGGCCGGACCCTTCGCCAGACCACCGGGGCCGGATTCTACTCGGTATTCCAGGAGATGACGCTGAGCACTGGAGGGAAGCTTTACTGTTTCCAGCTGCCCTGCGGCGGATCGGTGTACGTCCTGCGCAACGCCGGCCGGATCGCCATGTTCGACACCGGGTTTGGCATCTATCACCGTGAGATCGTGGAGATGCTGGCCCATTTCGGCTTGGACGCGCGGGAGCTGGAAGGGATATTCATCACCCATGCCGACGCCGATCACTCCGGGGGCGGGGCGCTCTTCGAGGCCCCATCGTACCTGCATCAGGGCTCGATGGACATCATCCACGCTGCCAACCGGGCATACGGCTCGCAGATGGAGGGTTCGATCCTCGGCCAGGTGTACACCAAGTTCATCAACCTGTTCTCCCAGTTCAACCCTCCGACCAATGTGGTTCTCCTACCTCCGGCGTCCAACAAGACCCGCAACGGCCTCTCCATCATGGGTGAGATCGAAATATGCGGCCTGAAGTTCGAGGTACTCGAATCGCTGGGAGGGCATCTTCACGGGCACGTCTTCTATCTCTGCCCAGAGGTAGGGCTGGTGTTCACCGGCGATTGCCTCATCAACTTCGATTCCCTCACCCCCGAGATGGAGGAGTTCGCCACTCTAGCCAAGAACCTGATGACCACGGTCAACGTTGACTCGGAACGAGCGCGCAAGGAACGCAAGGCCTTGCTGGAGATCGGCCGTGAGTTCGACGACCGTGCAAAAGAAGATGGCCGTCGACTACTCGTCTGCTGTGGTCACGGGGCAGTCTCCACCATCGAGGGCAACGGCCTCAGGGTGCTCGGGGAAACGAAACGCTACTCGGTAGAGGAGCATTATCAGGCGAAGTGA
- a CDS encoding LD-carboxypeptidase, producing the protein MAATRPRRLREGSTVALISPSWGGPHAFPEVYARGVSVLEDEFGLKVVAMEHTCTRQSYLRRNPKVRADDINNAFLDPEIDGIIATIGGDDSIRTLPGLRTDEILDNPKVLMGFSDTTTLLTHLSLGGMVTFYGPSVMAGISQMRGRPREVEHLKSVLFHPRPTYDYVPSPSYSEGYPDWSDDSAVGRVNRRKRSMRWKALQGEGRVSGELFGGCLEVLDLMRITRYWPPKRFWEGKVLFLETSESTPSPSSVKTMLRNYGIMGALESVSAVLFGRLRGFSAKQRAEMERTIRAVVSEEVGRPELPVVVNMDFGHTDPQMVLPLGVRVEVDIAGPGLRLLEPAVR; encoded by the coding sequence TTGGCTGCGACCAGGCCCCGCCGGTTGCGGGAGGGGAGCACGGTCGCCCTCATCTCCCCGTCTTGGGGAGGTCCCCACGCCTTTCCCGAGGTGTATGCGAGGGGGGTATCGGTCCTCGAGGACGAGTTCGGCCTGAAGGTGGTGGCGATGGAGCACACCTGCACCCGGCAATCCTACCTGCGCCGCAACCCCAAGGTGCGGGCGGACGACATCAACAATGCATTCCTGGATCCCGAGATCGACGGCATAATCGCCACCATCGGAGGGGACGACTCCATACGGACGCTCCCCGGCCTGAGGACTGACGAGATCTTGGACAACCCCAAGGTTCTCATGGGCTTCTCGGATACCACCACCTTGCTGACCCATCTATCCCTGGGAGGAATGGTCACCTTCTACGGCCCTTCGGTCATGGCCGGCATATCGCAGATGCGAGGTCGTCCCCGGGAGGTGGAGCATCTCAAGTCTGTCCTTTTCCACCCCCGGCCGACCTACGATTACGTCCCTTCACCCTCCTACAGTGAAGGATATCCCGACTGGTCCGATGACAGCGCGGTGGGGAGGGTGAACAGAAGGAAGAGGAGCATGCGGTGGAAGGCCCTGCAGGGCGAGGGGCGGGTGAGCGGGGAGCTGTTCGGAGGTTGCCTCGAGGTTCTCGATCTGATGAGGATCACCAGGTACTGGCCGCCCAAGCGTTTCTGGGAAGGCAAGGTGCTGTTCCTGGAGACCTCGGAGTCGACACCGTCACCGTCATCGGTCAAAACGATGCTCCGCAACTATGGCATAATGGGGGCGCTGGAGTCGGTGAGCGCGGTGCTGTTCGGCCGACTCCGCGGGTTCTCCGCGAAGCAGAGGGCCGAGATGGAAAGAACGATAAGGGCGGTGGTGAGCGAGGAGGTCGGGAGACCCGAGCTCCCCGTGGTGGTCAACATGGACTTCGGACACACCGATCCCCAGATGGTCTTGCCCCTGGGGGTCAGGGTCGAGGTGGACATCGCCGGGCCGGGGCTGAGGCTGCTCGAGCCAGCGGTGCGATGA
- a CDS encoding YbhB/YbcL family Raf kinase inhibitor-like protein — protein MIDEQVAHRPRQRGLEVMVEAGDLTTDEVCEGTRYSPQISIGNLRAPFVAVVMEEMGRGVPANVHWLLWNVERAEAIPRNLPKEAEITRPIRGRQGRNSFGDIGYSAPCPPQGAKRTYRFRVFGLSEDLDLPGGATGRDLERAMEGKILQFGEASTIYERPMAGNILGRAP, from the coding sequence ATGATCGATGAGCAGGTGGCCCATAGGCCGAGGCAGAGGGGACTGGAGGTCATGGTCGAGGCCGGGGACCTGACCACGGACGAGGTGTGCGAGGGAACACGGTATTCTCCTCAGATCTCGATCGGCAACCTGCGGGCGCCCTTCGTGGCGGTGGTCATGGAGGAGATGGGACGGGGCGTCCCAGCGAACGTCCACTGGCTTCTGTGGAATGTGGAGAGGGCGGAGGCGATCCCCCGCAACCTGCCGAAAGAGGCGGAGATCACCCGCCCCATCCGAGGCCGGCAGGGCCGCAACTCCTTCGGCGACATCGGCTACTCCGCACCCTGCCCGCCCCAGGGGGCGAAGCGGACCTACCGTTTCCGGGTGTTCGGGCTGAGCGAGGACCTCGACCTCCCAGGCGGGGCCACCGGGCGGGACCTGGAGAGGGCCATGGAGGGCAAGATCCTGCAATTCGGGGAAGCATCTACGATCTACGAGCGTCCGATGGCCGGGAACATCCTGGGACGGGCTCCGTGA
- a CDS encoding CHASE4 domain-containing protein has protein sequence MKLRSKTLLAVGAIMIVMMFAIVAITSDIVMQGAITHEKKDVDLALDSVSISIRSVESEMSRTAKDWAAWDATYEFIDSLDQSYLESNMDNETLSSLQMNYLLMFNNSRQLIYGQGYDNENAEPLNVSPGIIDVVLANIPEKAVDEPNDSFQGVVLTERGPLLIAVHSITDGSEALPVRGFLVMARQLDDAVIESISDIVKVHAEVFPANDSAGCDLDAATWNDVLHNGSVVVKPFNDTLVFGYQALPGINGSAVAVMKIVGERHSIAQGIESTNLIATDLVFVSLLFCAVTLVVTDRFTTRRIGRLSRQVKEIGKNGNTASHVNMDGSDELSDLAQEMNETIDALHSTKIALQEGERRYRAIVNDQTEMIFRMTEDGVVTFANQALLHDLRRSEAEVIGTKVQDLVPPEIFERLKARCEEAAMVEGALKIDHHSPRSSGDRWMSWIIRKIPVENGALEFQWVGRDLTEQKIAESALAMANKKLNLLASITRHDVMNKLTVAHGYVTIVRGQSSDTKVVEHLTKAEAALKSIEGYLDFTRDFQQMGLAAPVWLNLEEAIGEAAAGVRSDGIEVTVEVGDLEILTDPLVEKVFFNILDNAQRHGVKVTTIHIAAHIEEDGMLLTIEDNGAGIPQEEKELIFRAGYGKNTGYGLFLAREILSFSGMTLRETGEVGKGARFEISVPPTKYRHAPRFTLSSIEPTA, from the coding sequence ATGAAGCTCCGTTCGAAGACCCTCCTCGCCGTGGGCGCTATCATGATAGTTATGATGTTCGCCATCGTTGCTATCACCTCAGACATAGTGATGCAGGGGGCGATCACTCACGAGAAGAAGGACGTCGATTTAGCCCTGGACAGCGTCTCCATCTCCATTCGATCGGTCGAATCGGAGATGTCTAGGACAGCCAAGGATTGGGCCGCTTGGGACGCCACCTACGAGTTCATCGACAGCCTGGACCAGTCATATTTGGAATCCAACATGGATAATGAGACGTTGAGCAGCCTGCAGATGAACTATCTCCTGATGTTCAATAACTCCCGCCAGCTTATCTATGGTCAGGGATACGACAATGAGAATGCCGAACCTCTGAACGTATCCCCAGGAATCATCGACGTCGTCCTGGCCAATATTCCCGAAAAGGCCGTGGACGAGCCGAATGATTCCTTCCAGGGGGTGGTCCTGACCGAGCGGGGCCCCCTCCTGATCGCCGTTCACTCCATAACCGACGGGTCCGAGGCCCTGCCGGTAAGGGGGTTCCTGGTAATGGCCCGTCAATTAGACGATGCAGTGATCGAAAGCATCAGCGATATCGTCAAGGTGCATGCGGAAGTGTTCCCGGCCAACGACTCTGCCGGATGTGATCTCGACGCAGCGACCTGGAACGATGTGCTCCACAACGGGTCGGTGGTGGTTAAGCCTTTCAACGACACCTTGGTCTTCGGCTATCAGGCCCTGCCCGGGATCAACGGGTCGGCCGTGGCGGTGATGAAGATTGTGGGCGAACGGCATTCCATTGCTCAGGGGATCGAGTCCACTAACCTCATCGCCACAGATCTCGTGTTCGTCTCCCTCCTGTTCTGCGCGGTGACACTGGTGGTGACAGACCGCTTCACCACGAGACGGATAGGCCGATTGTCTCGCCAGGTTAAGGAGATTGGAAAGAACGGCAACACCGCCAGCCATGTAAACATGGACGGTTCGGACGAGCTGTCTGATCTTGCCCAGGAGATGAACGAGACCATTGACGCCCTCCATTCGACCAAGATCGCCCTCCAAGAGGGCGAGAGACGGTATCGGGCCATCGTCAACGATCAGACTGAGATGATCTTCCGCATGACCGAGGACGGCGTGGTCACCTTCGCCAACCAGGCCCTCCTGCACGACCTTCGCCGCAGCGAGGCCGAGGTCATTGGTACGAAGGTGCAGGACCTGGTGCCGCCCGAGATCTTCGAAAGGCTGAAGGCCCGCTGCGAAGAAGCGGCAATGGTCGAAGGCGCATTGAAAATCGACCACCACTCCCCCCGTTCATCCGGGGACAGGTGGATGTCCTGGATCATCCGGAAGATCCCTGTGGAGAATGGCGCATTGGAGTTCCAGTGGGTCGGCAGGGACCTCACCGAGCAAAAAATCGCCGAGAGCGCGTTGGCCATGGCCAACAAGAAGCTCAATCTTCTCGCTTCGATCACCCGCCACGACGTGATGAACAAGCTCACAGTGGCCCATGGCTACGTGACCATAGTCCGGGGACAGTCCTCCGATACCAAGGTCGTTGAACACCTGACCAAGGCCGAGGCTGCGCTGAAGTCCATCGAAGGCTACCTGGATTTCACCCGGGACTTCCAACAGATGGGCCTGGCCGCACCGGTATGGCTCAATTTGGAAGAGGCCATCGGCGAAGCTGCCGCCGGTGTACGCTCCGATGGCATCGAGGTGACCGTGGAGGTGGGGGACCTGGAGATCCTGACCGACCCACTCGTGGAGAAGGTATTCTTCAATATCCTTGATAACGCCCAGCGGCACGGCGTGAAGGTGACTACCATCCATATTGCCGCTCATATCGAGGAAGACGGAATGCTCCTGACGATCGAGGACAATGGCGCAGGCATACCTCAGGAGGAGAAAGAACTGATCTTCAGGGCCGGTTATGGAAAGAACACCGGCTATGGTCTCTTCCTGGCGAGGGAGATACTGAGCTTTTCGGGCATGACCTTACGAGAGACCGGAGAGGTGGGCAAGGGGGCGAGGTTCGAGATCTCCGTCCCCCCGACCAAATATCGCCATGCTCCCCGGTTCACTTTGTCCTCGATCGAGCCCACAGCGTGA
- the crcB gene encoding fluoride efflux transporter CrcB encodes METEELKLVILVALGGAIGSVFRYLLQGYLTRGDFPWGTFAVNLIGSFLIAMLFFFWSQGEGISSVTRAFLFIGVFGGFTTLSSFSLETVNLAQGGQWLWALGNILLNGGVCVLGAFLGRAVGLLVGS; translated from the coding sequence GTGGAAACGGAAGAGTTGAAGCTCGTTATTCTTGTAGCACTAGGTGGGGCCATCGGAAGCGTGTTCCGCTACCTCCTGCAGGGGTATTTGACCAGGGGAGACTTCCCTTGGGGCACCTTTGCTGTCAATCTGATCGGCAGCTTCCTGATCGCCATGCTGTTCTTCTTCTGGTCCCAGGGAGAGGGCATCAGCTCGGTGACCAGGGCGTTCCTGTTCATAGGCGTTTTCGGCGGTTTCACCACCCTGTCTTCATTCTCCCTGGAAACGGTCAATCTAGCTCAGGGAGGGCAATGGCTATGGGCTTTGGGGAACATACTCCTTAATGGCGGAGTCTGTGTCCTGGGGGCGTTCCTGGGGAGAGCAGTGGGTTTGCTGGTAGGGAGCTGA
- a CDS encoding ACT domain-containing protein — protein MSYTIKQISIFAENKPGRLAAIAEVLESEGINILAFSIAEASGFGVVRALVDHPEKAFKKLSELGYVVSTTDVIGVKMHDRPGGLREISRMLGDAGINIEYAYAYSGRPHAVLILRVDQVDDAIKAILSKGGQLLARDELS, from the coding sequence ATGAGCTATACTATCAAGCAGATATCGATATTCGCCGAGAATAAGCCGGGAAGGCTGGCGGCGATCGCTGAGGTCCTGGAGTCGGAGGGCATCAACATTCTGGCGTTCTCGATCGCCGAGGCCAGCGGGTTTGGCGTGGTCAGGGCGCTGGTCGACCACCCGGAGAAGGCGTTCAAGAAGCTCTCCGAGCTGGGCTACGTGGTCTCCACCACCGATGTCATAGGGGTGAAGATGCACGACCGCCCCGGGGGCCTGAGGGAGATATCCAGGATGCTGGGGGATGCGGGCATCAACATCGAGTACGCCTATGCCTATTCTGGCCGCCCTCATGCCGTCCTCATCCTCCGGGTAGACCAGGTCGACGACGCCATCAAGGCCATCCTCTCCAAGGGCGGGCAGCTGCTGGCCCGTGACGAGCTGTCCTGA
- a CDS encoding DUF190 domain-containing protein — translation MTSMVKMLRLKAYVGESDQFKGMPTYKAVVHLLREDGIRGATVTRGVYGFGRRSLLHSTSPLRLSTDLPMLIETVDSEEKIMAVLPKIRAMIKDGPITLDEVTEVRESAP, via the coding sequence ATGACGTCAATGGTGAAGATGCTGCGGCTGAAGGCATATGTGGGTGAATCGGACCAGTTCAAAGGAATGCCGACATACAAGGCGGTGGTCCATTTGCTTAGGGAGGATGGCATCAGAGGGGCTACGGTGACCCGTGGCGTGTATGGGTTCGGAAGGCGAAGTTTGCTACATTCAACGTCCCCTTTGCGTCTTTCAACTGACCTCCCGATGCTTATCGAGACCGTGGATTCTGAGGAGAAAATCATGGCCGTTCTGCCCAAAATCCGGGCGATGATCAAGGACGGGCCGATAACTTTAGACGAGGTAACGGAGGTCCGCGAGAGCGCGCCTTGA
- a CDS encoding YbhB/YbcL family Raf kinase inhibitor-like protein: MSDRDLKVELGFNIYPSRYTCDGEGISPSITISGLTAPYLAMIMDDPDARGTFTHWIIWNIPARDRIPESVSPVDHPPELPGATQGLNSGQEIGYTPPCPPRGSHRYVLKVYGLNAQLDLGPGASKRELETKMEAKIVQFGEAMATYARP; encoded by the coding sequence TTGAGCGACAGGGACCTGAAAGTGGAGCTGGGCTTCAATATCTATCCGAGTAGATACACATGCGACGGGGAAGGGATCTCTCCGTCGATCACCATATCCGGCCTGACCGCTCCCTATCTCGCGATGATAATGGATGATCCCGATGCCAGGGGTACCTTTACTCACTGGATTATCTGGAACATCCCGGCCAGGGACAGGATACCGGAGAGCGTATCTCCCGTGGACCATCCCCCTGAGCTCCCCGGTGCCACCCAGGGGCTGAACTCGGGGCAGGAGATCGGCTACACGCCTCCCTGTCCGCCGCGGGGGTCTCACCGCTACGTTCTCAAGGTGTACGGCCTGAACGCGCAGCTGGACCTTGGGCCGGGGGCGTCGAAGAGGGAGCTGGAAACGAAGATGGAGGCCAAAATCGTGCAGTTCGGGGAGGCCATGGCCACCTACGCCCGCCCCTGA
- a CDS encoding phenylacetate--CoA ligase produces MRYWDPRMEEMTKADIEAMQFKLLKTLVYRLYSFSDFYRARMKGSNVHPDDIRSLDDIVKLPFMYKKDLRDNYPDKMFIGGQEDLVRYHVSSGTTGKPTVVGYTQKDLDNWSTSVARGLSSVGLGRKDVMQVSYGYGLFTGGLGLHYGAEKIGATVVPASVGNTERQIELIQDLRVTAIACTPSYMLHMAEVAEKMGVDINRDTKLRTAILGAEPWSERMRSRIEESTGIKAYDIYGTSELSGPLFTECSEQDGIHIWGDLAYVEVIDPETGERLGPGERGELVMTMLQKEALPMIRYRIGDITSYDDSECSCGRSHVRISRIQGRVDDMLIIRGINVFPSQVEFTLMSIPELGEHFQIVVDRQGALDTMLVRVELKNAQLFSDKLDDLIRLKSKVAHLLRNNLNVAVDVELVSPGTLARFEGKAKRVVDKRVL; encoded by the coding sequence GTGAGGTACTGGGACCCCCGCATGGAAGAGATGACCAAGGCCGACATCGAGGCTATGCAGTTCAAGCTGCTGAAGACCCTGGTATACCGACTGTACTCCTTCTCCGACTTCTACCGGGCCCGAATGAAAGGGTCAAATGTTCACCCCGATGACATCCGGTCCCTGGATGACATCGTCAAGCTCCCGTTCATGTACAAAAAGGACCTGCGGGACAATTATCCGGACAAGATGTTCATCGGAGGCCAGGAGGATTTGGTGCGCTATCACGTTTCCTCCGGGACGACCGGCAAGCCCACAGTGGTGGGTTATACTCAGAAGGACCTCGACAACTGGTCCACATCGGTGGCGAGGGGCCTGTCGTCGGTGGGCCTGGGCCGGAAGGATGTGATGCAAGTTTCCTACGGCTACGGACTGTTCACCGGCGGACTGGGCCTTCACTATGGCGCGGAGAAGATCGGGGCCACCGTCGTGCCCGCCTCGGTCGGCAACACCGAGCGGCAGATCGAGCTCATTCAGGACCTCCGGGTCACGGCGATCGCCTGCACCCCCTCGTACATGCTGCACATGGCCGAAGTGGCTGAGAAGATGGGTGTGGACATCAACCGGGACACCAAGCTCCGTACCGCCATCCTGGGGGCCGAGCCATGGTCGGAGAGGATGAGGAGCCGCATCGAAGAGAGCACCGGGATCAAGGCCTATGACATCTACGGGACCTCGGAGCTGTCCGGTCCGCTGTTCACCGAGTGCAGCGAGCAGGACGGCATCCACATCTGGGGCGACCTGGCGTATGTGGAGGTGATCGATCCCGAGACCGGGGAACGCCTCGGACCCGGGGAGAGAGGAGAACTGGTCATGACCATGCTGCAGAAGGAGGCCCTGCCCATGATCCGCTACCGCATTGGGGATATCACCTCATACGACGACTCGGAATGCTCTTGCGGCCGGTCGCACGTGCGGATATCGCGCATCCAGGGCCGGGTGGACGATATGTTAATCATCCGCGGCATCAATGTCTTCCCGTCCCAGGTGGAGTTCACTTTGATGTCCATCCCCGAGCTGGGAGAGCACTTCCAGATCGTGGTCGACCGCCAGGGGGCCTTGGACACCATGCTGGTTAGGGTCGAGCTGAAGAACGCCCAGCTGTTCTCCGACAAGCTCGATGACCTCATTCGGCTGAAGAGCAAGGTCGCCCATCTGTTGAGGAACAACCTCAATGTGGCTGTGGACGTGGAACTGGTGTCGCCGGGGACCCTGGCCCGTTTCGAGGGAAAGGCCAAGAGGGTAGTCGATAAGAGGGTGCTGTAA